Sequence from the Magallana gigas chromosome 4, xbMagGiga1.1, whole genome shotgun sequence genome:
tgcaataaaatgttCAAACCAAATATCCAATATAATTTTCCACTTAATAataatgatttatgaagatgtTATATTGGACTGTGGTTTAAATTGTCACTGAGTTCTGTTGGAACTGCtttctttaacaaaatatttcacattgcACATTCATAAATTGTATACAAACACTTTTTTCGAAGGCGGAAGTTAAGTAAGGATTTACAGAATGTTTTATTATGATTAGTTTTTATAATgttgatttttgggagttgattttaatcaactctcctatgcagttactctggcaaaccgaaagtgaaacagtgtctggacctaagcacaagacttagttcttgaaaataattgaaaagttcaaagtaatgtatgctgaaccattgttttttaaggaaacttatcaataaacactttgaaaaaagtcagattttatataatacgaaaaactaagatatttttatagtctcgtgtattcctacgccacaGTTTAATATAGCCTCGTtaaaccaaacgctcggctgtctccgtaaatctacGAGAAGCAGAacggctctcttgcttgtcggagattaacggagacagctgagagtctggttgaacgagactagatttcgatatcaatagtgttTGGATCCTTAACATTTTTAGAATTGCTTtaattacttatacatagtttgaaatctatctttaaatattacacaacatgattcatatgaggtttctcgaaattcttgtcagaaaagtctaaaattcatataataaaagactgtgtaattcaaatacagccTAGAAACTAATTGTCAttcaagataagttgattttaaaaaaaatgataatcgataaaatcaactcccgtcagtacttcagtactttgatttattgtaACTTTTATTCTTAATCAGAAAAAACTGCTAAATGCAATTATTTTCGCCATGCGACATGTTCATGTGAGTAATGTGTCACATTTATCCTAGGTGTGTTCCCGTTTTTCACACacttgaaaattttgaataaaaatgggTGCAAaaacgggaatttgaccaggtgagataattgcttaattgctaaagtttgttttataaaacgtGTACAGggaattcaatttcaattttacgATATTTCAAAGAAGAGGCCAAGAGCTGTTTTATTGCCCTTTTTTGAGAAACTGTAAGCATTCCAGATATTTTTCACTAGTCAATAAAATGACAATTGTtcgtaatttttaaatttttatttttggtacttttattaatatttcataaaaaatgacatcttaaaacatgatttttattgtatttaccGAGAAGTTAAGCTTCGATGCACCCTACCAAACAATGCTAATTTACAAAGTAATTGACGCATTCATGCCTCATAATGGTTTATGGATTTTTGCTGGTAAATaaatataggatctctcatgatttgcgatggtatatgatttttatccaacaagttgtgtgttttctatagaaaacacacaacgagttAGATAAAAATGACTACAAGTTTATAACATTTAATATAAAGATTCTTTCAAGGATGCTTCATtccaatagctttgtttgatatggtgtaccggggcttaaatatttggtaaacacaatgaaaatcatgttttaaactgtcttTTTCCTGAAATCACGGTTCAGAATATCAGCTGCAGCTGATTTTATACACagattatatttatttcttaatgcAGGTTTCCTGAATTTATGACAATCCAGTggttacagacaccattataaaTCAGTGCCGAGGTTGGAAAATAATATTGCGACGGATACATTTAACTGTATCTATTTTTAGTAAGACGTAGTTCCCTTTCTAACACGGTTGATGACAAAAAAGTACACAGTTGAATACGAAAgatataaaaacttttttaacaaTGCTTTGATGAAgcaattcatatttatttaaccataaaaactacaaaatatttGCAATCTGCTTACAATTCCTTTTCACAAACAAAGTTATTTGTGTCAGAATAACCTCCGTCGATCCATAAACCGTTTGTACACAGCATCACACCCCCCTCACTGGCAAAATTAGTGGGATCCCCAAGATTCCAGAGTCCCGGAATCATAGTCTTATTGTTCAGCCACCGGAACACCCCGTCCTGATATTCATCACTGGCTCCGATCCATAGATTACAAATATCTACAATAAACCAAATCAAATATTAATACTATATCAccattttctaaatttttaatttaacacgtGTATTTTGGTTGATACAACTCGTTGTTAGTTGAACTAATAGAATAACCTTGTTTTTTatcttttcggggggggggtgtaaatgtatcaatgattttaaaaggaaaaatattggTGTTTAAGATACATTGgctttcaaattattttattgttaacgTTGTTGCAcagtataaatataataatgagaAGTAACCATTTTAAAAACGTTAGGTTTTTTCTATCCTTTTcggtttttttaatgtttcaatgttttttaaaaccaaaactaTTGGTCATTTAAAACACATTGGCTTTCAAActagttttattgtttttgcacaagatatatttattaatgacaaatattcatttacaaacGTTAGTGtcattaattgtttttctttaaaacacgtttaacttaaaagaaaatgaattaatatgtttttgaaaaaagaagtacatgtacgtgttaAAGCAACTGtccttaaaaatctttaatatgtCTTATctcaatatgtataatatgcaTCAGTGTTACAATTGGCTTTTTACTAAATGCGGAATCATAtgtaataaaactaataaaaaaaattaagtgtaaTTAAATGATgagaaaaattaataatcatatattatatatcgTATATCGATATTGATATTATTGAAGTATCCATGCCAAATTGACGTTTGTCCCTGTCTATGTTGTTTCTATATTTCTAATTTATCtagttgttatatatatatatatatatatatatatatatatatatatatatatatatatatatatatatatatatatatatatatatatatatatttgtgtgtgtgtgtgttattaTTGTCATAAATGATAATGGTgataataatgatgatgataatggtgttgatgatgatgatgaattaCCGTGCTCTAGCAGTGGTAAAAACGCCTCTTTTAACCATGTATTCTCTTCCTCTGTTTCTATTATGACTAAATGCCCGTTACGTATCTGACAATCTCTCTGAAGATAAAGTAAGGAAAAGCGTTTGATGCATAATTATAAAAGAATCAACAAGttcgaatttaattttaaatcggCGTCTTGTTTTTAATAACATCAATACCTTTGCGTCAGTCCAAGACATGCCAGTTTCTCTGTAAAGGTAACAATGACCTCCGTAGAGATGCCACCCTTGATCACAAGCTGTAAAATAATCAAAAGTCCTATTCAATGagcaaataattatattatcttTATTTGAGTTGTGGGTGACAAAGACAAATACtttcttaataattttaaaaattggcaTATGGCCAAGTCTCCCTCACTGATTACGGACCATTTCTGGCATACTCTTATAAAAAACACTACAAGAACTTGTGCGTAAATATAGCTCCCCTAATAATTATAACAAACTGGTGGCTACAATCGGTTTTAGTTTTATACATGATGTATACcttttttttgaagaaaatattaacATAATTAAATAATACGTTGAAAGTCGGTATGGGAAAAGCACTCAATGAAAGATGATAGATTCAGATAGATTTGTAACAAAGTATCAAAGTAAGagcaaatattttacaattgtttttttttagcaaactATCTTATTTCAGATATTAAAATTGCCATATAAAATAATTTCCAGAGGTTTTGTCAAAAGGATTTAAACTTTTGTTGTATGCTGTGGGTTTTTTCTTTCACGAGAGAGAGgggttggatttttttaaaggttttcagAGTCAGAAGTTTAATGAAAAGTGCTACATATACAAAAGTGTAATAATGGCTGAAGTTCAAAAAATTTACCATAGAACTAAATACAGATTTCTAGAGCAAAACAAAATTAGACTTTAACTTATTATCACTGTATATTTCTACCACATATCAAACGACGAGATACAAAAAATGCACATGTATGATATTAAGTTTTATGATTTgctaaggaatatataaagtgaACATTATACCACAATTACCTACAAGTACAAATTTATATAGATTATCTTGTTTAAAGTGAATAAATTTAGACAATGAATTGAGTTATCGTTCCCTGTACCTCCCAAGTATCATACTGGACGCAATTAAGCGGAAGTATAATGAAATTCGTTACTTGCAATAATTGACATTATATATTTAAGCTTGGTAAGGTCTTTTGGAGTAACATACACATTATTACCATTTTGGCTTGTGATGAAAAGTTCCCATCCAGCCTTCACGATAGTTTTGTCGACAGAACGCTCATAAAGTCGAGATTTCAGAACATGACAAGTCCTTGTAAGGTGGTTGTATAGCAGACCAGCACATTTTGAACCCTTTGATGAACATCTTGCTCCACAATGGGATCGACTCACTGTACCATCATTTGCTTCCATATAGTAAACAGCGCTGTTAATCGGCAAACGTTCGTTGAAAGCGACATCTTTGACAAATGAATGATTGCTTGAACCTGAGACAAGGCCGGAGAAAGCGATGAAAAACAGACCAAATGTACACAAACGGCAATGAATCCAGAATACAGGCATGATTACCAATTCCACCTAAaataagtaaatgaaattatttccttgatgtttaaaaaattagcCTTGCTCTACTTAAAGTAAAAGTGGTTTGTTTTTTTGAAAACCGAACTAATATAAATAATGCAtcttaaattaattattattaatcagTTTTAGTTAAAATGGTTACTTTATAGATGATTTCActtgatattatattttatataatttctcCATGGTGTATTTAGTACTGAAAATAGGTGTTATCAATTGTTGgatataattaaaagaaaacatttacattattattattttcactgTAAtgacgttaaaatgaaaaaaaagtttcccAATGACTCATTGTTTAGGGCAAGCAAGTTTGCcaaattataagaaattaaaacaatgtcaaaaattcaataaattcgTATTAAAGATGGTATGTGACGCttgttgatattaatgtggaaaaaaattacaaaattaaaaatacattataataaaaactCTTTCGATGGTAAAGAAATAGAATTTCATTTGCAAAGGCATAGAGCATATATTGTGATTTTTAAGTCATGATTTCGATATCCGCTGAAGGTTGTATGAAGTTTACTTTCTTATAATTTTGAAACGTATTTTTtcggtcaaatattgtaaaattcggaaaattctaaaccagtaAAATTATTCTGgttgtaattttcttttgtttacattcataTTGAGAGGTGTACCCATCTACCTTAAGCAAGCTTATTTATGTGCATATTATATTGTACCAAATCAACGATAATGAATAATTGGTGGACATATTtctcatttttctttttcattacatTCATATTGAGAGGTGTACCCATCTACCTTAAGCAAGCTTATTTATGTGCATATTATATTGTACCAAACCAACGATAATGAATAATTGGTGGACATATTtctcatttttctttttcatttgcgTCTCTACTTAATTGCTTACTCAGTATGTATTACCAATTGCTATTTATTACGATTTGTATAGTCACAGGTAGAAAAAATTATGCATTACGTACATTATGTACATTGGATATACGACAATATGGTTTTCAATGAGGGTATTACCGATATTTCTTTAATGCATTATTATGTGTAAtgctttgatttctttttaatttcaggGTTTTAGACAATAACATTATTTGTTAAACTCAGGCCGTTTGTAATAGTAATCTTAAGTTTATTAGGAACCAAAGACACCATTTATCCATTAAAAAATGCAAGGATTCAAACAAATATAACTCAAGAAATACGCAGTCGCGGTAaacgttttagaaaatgtttatttagaAAGATCTTACAAATATCTAAAATCAAATTGACCGGCATTGCAGTTACCAAATGAAATGAAGGGATATGCCCTCTTTCGATGagtggtaaaaaaaatcacaaaagagtcggcaataaaaaataaaccttcagaaaaaatatttt
This genomic interval carries:
- the LOC105319900 gene encoding snaclec rhinocetin subunit beta-like, which produces MPVFWIHCRLCTFGLFFIAFSGLVSGSSNHSFVKDVAFNERLPINSAVYYMEANDGTVSRSHCGARCSSKGSKCAGLLYNHLTRTCHVLKSRLYERSVDKTIVKAGWELFITSQNACDQGWHLYGGHCYLYRETGMSWTDAKRDCQIRNGHLVIIETEEENTWLKEAFLPLLEHDICNLWIGASDEYQDGVFRWLNNKTMIPGLWNLGDPTNFASEGGVMLCTNGLWIDGGYSDTNNFVCEKEL